Proteins from one Oscillatoria nigro-viridis PCC 7112 genomic window:
- a CDS encoding efflux RND transporter permease subunit — translation MLNSIVKWSIAQRWLVVIASILITLWGLRVLTQMPLDVFPSFAPPQVEIQTEAPGLAPEEVESLVTRPIESAINGTPGVETVRSSSAVGISVVKVIFGWDTEIYRARQLVTERLQQAQNQLPQGVETPQISPISSPLGATIKYAFTTDTTPLMEVRRIVDWQVKNRFLAVPGVTQIVIFGGEERQYQVLVEPHKLKEFNVSLQQVTEAVKKANVNAPGGFLISPDQELLIRGVGRIESIEDLKQSAIAARNGTPVLLSQVADVKIGAALQRGDSILNGKKAIVVIVNKQPAADTPTVTKAVEAAMEEIKPSLPKDVKVTVTFRQENFIEASIENVRDALRDGIIIVSIVLILFLMNWRTVIISLSALPVSLLLGMMILDWTGQGINTMTLGGLAVAIGSVVDDAIVDMENVYRRLRENQQAGTPVPPLDVVFNGSVEVRVSVLFSTVIIAVIFAPIFALSGVEGRIFTPMGVSYLLSIIASTLVALTLTPALCALLLVNRRLPPDETWIARKSHQLYRPALMFSIRFPQIVLVIAVVGFVASMVILPSLGRVFLPEFQERSLIVATSLYPGESLNATNQVGFAIQDALKNDKNFEALALRSGRAPGDSDVGGVNFGEMDVEMSSQGVKKREATIEKLRKEYAKIPGVAANIGGFISHRMDEVLSGVRSAIAVKIFGPDLEQLRAIGKQVEATMTEIPAVVDLQLEAQVPIKQVQIKFDRTAAGRYGLAVGDLAEIIETALNGRVVSQVLEQQQVFDLVVWFNEGDRHNLDIIRNLLVDTPSGQKIPLAQVAKVDCGTGPNTLNRENVSRLIVVSANVQGRDLGSVIADIRSQVKQKVQLPSGYYIQYGGQFQAQEQATQTLMVAGLLAFVAITVLIYFAVKTIPATAMIMINLPLALVGGVISVALGGGIISVASMVGFITLFGVATRNGLLLVDNYNNKLADGMPLQKVIVEGSMERLVAILMTALSSALGMVPLVIGSGAGKEILQPLAVVVLGGLFTSTALTLLVLPALYSMFGRFLVAKTSVLIEAKIVNASFDA, via the coding sequence ATGCTTAATTCTATTGTCAAATGGTCGATCGCCCAACGGTGGCTAGTTGTCATCGCCTCCATCCTCATTACCCTCTGGGGATTGCGAGTTTTGACACAAATGCCGCTCGATGTTTTTCCCAGCTTTGCTCCCCCCCAAGTCGAAATTCAAACTGAAGCACCAGGACTTGCTCCTGAAGAAGTCGAATCTCTAGTGACTCGACCCATAGAAAGTGCGATTAACGGCACTCCCGGAGTAGAGACGGTACGCTCCTCTTCTGCTGTAGGCATTTCCGTCGTCAAAGTCATCTTTGGTTGGGATACTGAAATTTACCGCGCTCGCCAGTTAGTAACAGAACGGTTGCAGCAAGCGCAAAATCAACTTCCTCAAGGGGTAGAAACGCCGCAAATTTCGCCCATCAGCTCTCCACTGGGAGCCACAATTAAATATGCTTTTACTACAGATACGACACCTTTAATGGAAGTGCGACGTATTGTTGATTGGCAAGTAAAAAACCGCTTTTTAGCAGTTCCAGGTGTCACTCAAATTGTGATATTTGGAGGTGAAGAGCGCCAGTATCAAGTTTTAGTAGAACCTCACAAACTGAAAGAATTTAATGTTTCATTACAGCAAGTTACTGAAGCAGTTAAAAAAGCAAATGTCAATGCTCCGGGCGGATTTTTAATTAGCCCAGACCAAGAATTGTTAATTCGGGGAGTCGGGCGAATTGAGTCGATCGAGGATTTGAAACAATCTGCGATCGCAGCCAGAAATGGCACGCCAGTGCTGCTGAGCCAAGTAGCTGACGTGAAAATCGGTGCAGCACTCCAACGCGGCGACAGCATCTTAAATGGCAAGAAAGCGATTGTAGTCATAGTCAACAAACAGCCTGCTGCTGATACCCCAACAGTAACGAAGGCGGTTGAGGCGGCGATGGAGGAAATTAAACCGAGTCTGCCTAAAGATGTCAAAGTTACTGTCACTTTTCGGCAGGAAAATTTTATTGAAGCTTCTATAGAAAACGTGAGAGATGCTCTCCGGGATGGCATCATCATTGTGTCGATCGTACTAATTTTATTTTTAATGAACTGGCGCACAGTTATCATCAGTCTCAGCGCCCTCCCAGTCTCTTTGCTGCTGGGAATGATGATTTTAGATTGGACAGGACAAGGCATCAACACGATGACCTTGGGAGGACTTGCTGTGGCGATTGGTTCGGTAGTAGACGATGCCATCGTTGATATGGAAAATGTCTACCGTCGCTTGCGGGAAAACCAGCAGGCGGGAACACCTGTTCCACCACTAGATGTGGTGTTTAATGGCTCCGTTGAAGTGCGGGTCAGCGTGTTATTTTCCACAGTAATTATTGCCGTCATCTTTGCGCCAATTTTTGCACTTTCTGGCGTAGAAGGTCGAATTTTTACTCCGATGGGCGTGTCCTATTTGCTGTCAATTATCGCTTCGACATTGGTAGCCCTAACGTTAACTCCGGCACTATGTGCTTTGCTATTAGTCAATCGCCGTTTGCCCCCGGATGAAACTTGGATTGCTCGCAAATCTCACCAATTATATCGCCCAGCTTTAATGTTTTCTATCCGCTTTCCTCAGATTGTTTTGGTAATAGCTGTTGTGGGCTTTGTAGCTTCGATGGTGATTTTACCTAGTTTGGGGCGAGTTTTTCTGCCGGAGTTTCAGGAACGCAGTTTGATCGTTGCTACTTCTCTCTATCCGGGCGAGTCTTTAAATGCTACAAATCAGGTAGGTTTTGCGATTCAGGATGCTTTGAAAAATGACAAGAATTTTGAAGCTTTAGCTTTGCGTTCGGGACGTGCTCCAGGCGATAGCGATGTCGGCGGTGTGAATTTTGGAGAAATGGATGTAGAGATGAGCTCACAGGGGGTGAAAAAGCGGGAAGCTACTATTGAAAAGCTGCGAAAGGAATATGCAAAAATACCGGGTGTCGCGGCTAATATTGGCGGGTTTATCTCGCATCGGATGGATGAGGTGCTGTCAGGAGTCAGAAGTGCGATCGCTGTTAAAATATTCGGTCCCGACTTGGAACAATTAAGGGCTATCGGCAAACAAGTAGAAGCCACTATGACAGAAATTCCCGCTGTTGTAGACTTGCAACTAGAAGCGCAAGTACCCATCAAACAGGTACAAATAAAATTCGATCGCACTGCGGCTGGTCGTTACGGTTTGGCGGTAGGCGACTTAGCAGAAATTATTGAAACTGCTCTCAACGGGCGAGTCGTTTCTCAAGTTTTAGAGCAACAGCAAGTGTTTGACTTAGTTGTGTGGTTCAATGAGGGCGATCGGCACAATTTAGATATTATCCGCAACTTGTTAGTTGATACTCCCAGCGGACAGAAAATTCCCCTCGCACAAGTTGCCAAAGTTGACTGCGGCACCGGCCCCAACACCCTCAACCGCGAGAATGTATCCAGACTAATTGTCGTTTCTGCTAACGTCCAAGGGCGAGACTTAGGTTCTGTCATCGCTGATATTCGCAGCCAGGTAAAACAAAAAGTGCAATTGCCCTCTGGATATTACATTCAGTACGGAGGGCAATTTCAGGCTCAAGAACAGGCAACTCAAACATTAATGGTGGCTGGCTTATTAGCCTTTGTCGCCATCACGGTACTGATTTACTTCGCCGTTAAAACAATTCCAGCTACCGCGATGATTATGATAAACTTGCCCTTAGCATTAGTCGGGGGCGTGATTTCAGTTGCGCTAGGCGGTGGAATTATTTCAGTCGCTTCAATGGTGGGATTCATCACCTTATTCGGTGTAGCTACCCGCAACGGACTGCTGCTAGTTGATAACTATAACAACAAGTTAGCAGATGGTATGCCTTTACAGAAAGTCATCGTTGAGGGTTCTATGGAGCGGCTAGTGGCGATTTTGATGACGGCTCTTTCATCTGCCTTGGGCATGGTTCCTTTAGTAATTGGCAGCGGCGCAGGTAAAGAAATTCTGCAACCGCTAGCAGTTGTAGTGCTGGGAGGATTGTTTACTTCTACTGCATTAACGCTGTTAGTTTTGCCAGCTTTGTATTCTATGTTTGGAAGGTTTTTAGTTGCTAAAACGAGTGTTTTAATTGAAGCAAAGATAGTTAATGCAAGTTTTGATGCTTGA